One region of Azoarcus sp. CIB genomic DNA includes:
- a CDS encoding SdiA-regulated domain-containing protein: MPGTARAARYTRRRLYGLALITALAVVGVANHKLHWGQKISSHAAVGQHAATPAISLQDYEVVIDAKPIPGAKELSGITYDFDRDRLLAIGNDGPAEVVALSRNGEVLDRYRLEGFDDPEGIAYMGNGRVAITNETLQRLDFVDIPAQSGAIAAKGSPFLTLGLNMHRGNKGFEGLAYDAAGDRVFITKERDPRQLFEVDGVAASLGGPLQLALQDHTDWIDRDVSTGDLADVCFDPKTGHLVLLSEESKELVELDADGRFVSSRPLAGRRSGLAHDAPSPEGVAMDTAGNIYIVSEPNLFYMLRKKSRGA, from the coding sequence ATGCCCGGAACCGCCCGTGCTGCACGTTACACCCGCAGGCGCCTGTATGGCCTCGCGCTGATCACGGCGCTTGCGGTCGTAGGCGTTGCGAACCACAAGCTGCACTGGGGACAGAAGATCAGCTCGCATGCCGCGGTCGGGCAGCACGCGGCCACTCCGGCGATCTCGCTGCAGGACTACGAAGTCGTCATCGACGCGAAACCGATCCCCGGTGCGAAAGAGCTGTCCGGTATCACCTACGACTTCGATCGCGACCGCCTGCTCGCGATCGGCAACGACGGACCGGCCGAGGTCGTCGCGCTGAGCCGCAATGGCGAAGTGCTCGACCGCTACCGCCTGGAAGGCTTCGACGATCCCGAAGGCATCGCCTACATGGGCAACGGGCGCGTCGCGATCACCAACGAAACCCTGCAGCGCCTCGACTTCGTCGACATCCCGGCACAATCGGGGGCGATAGCCGCGAAAGGATCGCCCTTCCTCACCCTCGGCCTGAACATGCATCGTGGCAACAAGGGCTTCGAGGGGCTCGCCTACGACGCGGCCGGCGACCGCGTCTTCATTACCAAGGAGCGCGACCCCCGCCAGCTCTTCGAGGTGGACGGCGTCGCCGCCTCGCTCGGAGGCCCGCTGCAACTGGCCCTGCAAGATCACACCGACTGGATCGACCGGGACGTGTCGACAGGTGACCTCGCCGACGTCTGCTTCGACCCGAAGACGGGGCACCTCGTGCTGCTGAGCGAGGAGTCGAAGGAGCTCGTCGAGCTCGACGCCGACGGCCGCTTCGTCAGCTCGCGGCCGCTTGCGGGCAGGCGCTCGGGTCTCGCGCACGACGCGCCCTCGCCCGAAGGCGTCGCGATGGACACGGCCGGCAACATCTACATCGTCAGCGAGCCCAACCTGTTCTACATGTTGCGGAAGAAGTCCCGGGGCGCGTAG
- a CDS encoding hypoxanthine-guanine phosphoribosyltransferase: MSVDLNEIKQAMAEADCLASPAEVSAALDRMAAAITARLTDSNPVCYCVMNGGLVIAGRLLSRLNFPLEVAYLHATRYGHALNGRTMLDWRVRPTQDLKGRTVLVIDDILDEGHTLDAIVAHCCEEGAAEVLTAVLVDKQHERKARPGMKPDFYGLDIADRFLFGCGMDYKGYWRNAAGIYALKGA, from the coding sequence ATGAGCGTCGATCTCAACGAAATCAAACAGGCGATGGCCGAGGCGGATTGCCTGGCTTCGCCCGCCGAAGTTAGCGCCGCGCTCGATCGCATGGCCGCCGCGATCACCGCACGGCTCACCGACAGCAACCCGGTGTGCTACTGCGTGATGAACGGCGGACTGGTGATCGCCGGGCGCCTGCTGTCGCGGCTCAACTTCCCGCTGGAGGTCGCCTATCTGCATGCGACGCGCTACGGCCACGCGCTGAACGGGCGGACGATGCTCGACTGGCGCGTGCGCCCGACGCAGGACCTGAAGGGCCGCACGGTGCTGGTCATCGACGACATCCTCGACGAGGGCCACACGCTGGATGCGATCGTCGCGCACTGCTGCGAGGAGGGCGCGGCCGAGGTGCTCACCGCAGTGCTCGTCGACAAGCAGCACGAGCGCAAGGCAAGGCCGGGGATGAAGCCGGATTTTTACGGCCTGGACATCGCCGACCGCTTCCTCTTCGGCTGCGGCATGGACTACAAGGGCTACTGGCGCAACGCGGCCGGGATCTATGCGCTGAAGGGCGCCTGA
- a CDS encoding adenine phosphoribosyltransferase produces MTLQLDTTFLKNAIRTVPDWPQPGVMFRDITPLLQDPKAFRLLVDVFVLRYMDRAIDVVAGIDARGFILGSVVAHQLNVGFVPVRKKGKLPFTTIAEDYELEYGNATVEMHTDAARKGDRVLLIDDLIATGGTMMAASRLLARLGAEVVEAAAIVDLPELGGSKLLREAGLEIFTVCDFSGH; encoded by the coding sequence ATGACCCTACAGCTCGACACCACCTTCCTGAAGAACGCGATCCGCACCGTGCCGGACTGGCCGCAGCCGGGGGTGATGTTCCGCGACATCACGCCCTTGCTGCAGGACCCGAAGGCCTTCCGATTGCTGGTCGATGTGTTCGTGCTGCGCTATATGGACCGCGCGATCGATGTCGTTGCGGGGATCGATGCGCGCGGCTTCATCCTCGGCAGCGTGGTCGCGCACCAGCTCAACGTGGGCTTCGTGCCCGTGCGCAAGAAAGGGAAGCTGCCCTTCACGACGATCGCCGAGGACTACGAGCTCGAATACGGCAACGCCACCGTCGAGATGCACACGGACGCCGCGCGCAAGGGCGACCGCGTGCTGCTGATCGACGACCTGATCGCGACCGGCGGCACGATGATGGCGGCCTCGCGCCTGCTCGCGCGCCTCGGAGCCGAGGTCGTCGAGGCCGCGGCGATCGTCGATCTGCCCGAACTCGGTGGCTCGAAGCTGCTGCGCGAGGCCGGGCTCGAAATCTTTACCGTTTGCGATTTTTCCGGACACTGA
- a CDS encoding NCS2 family permease — protein sequence MLERFFQLSAHGTDVRTELLAGLTTFLTMAYIIFVNPEILAAAGMPRESVFVATCIAAALGSAIMGLYANYPIALAPGMGLNAYFAFAVVKGMGFTWQAALGAVFISGCLFVIVSLFRLREAIVNSIPRSMKFAISAGVGLFLAIIGLKNAGIIAGHPATLLTLGDLHQPGPLLAVLGFVLIVALEQRRIHGGIIIGILAITVIAIALGLTPFNGIVAAPPSIAPTFLQMDIAGALNAGLLTVILTFFLVELFDASGTLIGVAHRAGLLDADGKLPRLRNALLADSTAIVAGAALGTSSTTAYIESAAGTSVGGRTGLTAVTVAVLFLAALVLAPLAGTVPAFATAPALCYVAVLMIRGLAEIDWDDLTEATPAVVTAITMPFTFSIAHGIAFGFVSYAALKVLAGRSRDLSPMVVGIAIVFVLKFAFL from the coding sequence ATGTTGGAACGCTTCTTCCAGCTCTCCGCGCATGGCACCGACGTCAGGACGGAGTTGCTGGCCGGCCTGACGACCTTCCTCACGATGGCCTACATCATCTTCGTGAATCCGGAGATCCTGGCCGCGGCGGGAATGCCCAGGGAATCGGTCTTCGTCGCGACCTGCATCGCCGCCGCGCTGGGCTCGGCGATCATGGGCCTGTATGCGAACTATCCGATCGCGCTGGCGCCGGGCATGGGGCTCAACGCCTACTTCGCGTTCGCGGTCGTCAAGGGCATGGGCTTCACGTGGCAGGCGGCGCTCGGCGCAGTGTTCATCTCCGGGTGTCTGTTCGTCATCGTGAGCCTGTTCCGGCTGCGCGAGGCGATCGTGAATTCGATTCCGCGCTCGATGAAGTTCGCGATCTCGGCGGGCGTCGGACTGTTCCTCGCGATCATCGGCCTCAAGAACGCGGGCATCATCGCCGGCCATCCGGCCACGCTGCTGACGCTGGGCGACCTGCATCAGCCGGGGCCGCTGCTGGCGGTGCTGGGCTTCGTCCTGATCGTCGCGCTGGAGCAGCGGCGCATCCACGGCGGCATCATCATCGGCATCCTCGCGATCACGGTGATCGCGATCGCGCTGGGCCTCACGCCGTTCAACGGCATCGTCGCGGCGCCGCCGTCGATCGCGCCGACCTTCCTGCAGATGGACATCGCCGGGGCGCTCAACGCGGGTCTGCTGACGGTGATCCTGACCTTCTTCCTCGTTGAGTTGTTCGACGCCTCGGGCACGCTGATCGGCGTCGCCCACCGCGCGGGGCTGCTCGACGCCGACGGCAAGCTGCCGCGCCTGAGGAACGCGCTGCTCGCGGACTCGACGGCGATCGTGGCCGGCGCTGCGCTGGGCACCTCGTCGACGACGGCCTACATCGAGTCGGCGGCGGGCACTTCGGTCGGCGGACGCACGGGGCTCACGGCCGTCACCGTCGCGGTGCTGTTCCTTGCCGCGCTGGTGCTCGCGCCGCTCGCCGGCACCGTGCCGGCCTTCGCGACCGCGCCGGCGCTGTGCTACGTCGCGGTGCTGATGATCCGCGGTCTGGCCGAGATCGACTGGGACGACCTCACCGAGGCGACGCCCGCCGTGGTCACCGCGATCACGATGCCCTTCACGTTCTCGATCGCGCACGGCATCGCCTTCGGTTTCGTGTCCTATGCTGCACTCAAGGTCCTCGCGGGCCGCAGCCGGGATCTTTCGCCGATGGTGGTCGGCATCGCCATCGTGTTCGTCCTCAAGTTCGCCTTCCTGTGA